In Puntigrus tetrazona isolate hp1 chromosome 18, ASM1883169v1, whole genome shotgun sequence, one genomic interval encodes:
- the smad3b gene encoding LOW QUALITY PROTEIN: mothers against decapentaplegic homolog 3b (The sequence of the model RefSeq protein was modified relative to this genomic sequence to represent the inferred CDS: inserted 3 bases in 3 codons), with product MSILPFTPPIVKRLLGWKKGEQNGQEEKWCEKAVKSLVKKLKKTGQLEELEKAITTQNITTKCITIPRSLDGRLQVSHRKGLPHVIYCRLWRWPDLQSHHELRAVDLCEFAFHMKKDEVCVNPYHYQRVETPVLPPVLVPRHADIPTDFPPLDDFIPENTIFPXGIEPPSNYIRTPPPGYLSEDGETSDHQMNHSMDTGSPNLSPNPVSPANSNLARDSGMDSDWLSVFVSFITWKKMVLKMIPTISVTYCESAFWCSISYYELNQRVGETFHASQPSLTVDGFTDPSNAERFCLGLLSNVNRNAAVELTRRHIGRGVRLYYIGGEVFAECLSDSAIFVQSPNCNQRYGWHPATVCKIPPGCNLKIFNNQEFAALLAQSVNQGFEAVYQLTRMCTIRMSFVKGWGAEYRRQTVTSXPCWIELHLNGPXQWLDKVLTQMGSPNLRCSSVS from the exons ATGTCTATATTACCTTTCACGCCTCCGATTGTGAAGAGACTGTTGGGCTGGAAGAAGGGCGAGCAGAACGGACAGGAGGAGAAATGGTGTGAAAAGGCAGTGAAGAGTCTGGTGAAGAAGTTGAAGAAGACAGGACAGCTGGAGGAGTTGGAGAAGGCCATCACCACCCAGAATATCACCACCAAATGCATCACTATACCGAG GTCCCTGGATGGCCGCCTGCAAGTATCTCACAGAAAAGGCCTTCCCCACGTGATCTACTGCCGGCTGTGGCGCTGGCCTGACCTGCAGTCTCACCACGAGCTGCGTGCTGTAGACTTGTGTGAGTTTGCTTTCCATATGAAGAAGGATGAGGTGTGTGTTAACCCTTACCACTATCAGCGTGTAGAGACACCAG tTTTGCCTCCAGTCCTGGTTCCTCGGCATGCTGACATCCCCACAGACTTCCCTCCACTGGATGATTTCATCCCCGAGAACACCATATTCC GCGGCATCGAGCCTCCGAGCAACTATATACGg ACCCCTCCTCCGGGCTACCTGAGTGAGGATGGGGAAACCAGTGACCACCAAATGAACCACAGCATGGACACAG gcTCCCCAAACCTTTCACCCAACCCTGTCTCACCTGCCAACAGCAACCTAG CTCGTGATAGcgggatggattctgattggctgtcagtgtttgtATCATTCATCACCTGGAAAAAAATGgttctgaaaatgattccaaCAATAT CGGTAACATATTGTGAATCCGCATTTTGGTGCTCGATTTCCTACTACGAGCTGAATCAGCGTGTGGGCGAGACTTTCCACGCCTCCCAACCGTCTCTGACCGTAGATGGCTTTACGGACCCCTCTAACGCAGAGCGCTTCTGCCTGGGCCTGCTGTCCAACGTCAACCGCAATGCAGCCGTGGAGCTGACACGCAGACACATCG GCCGAGGTGTGCGTTTATATTACATCGGAGGTGAGGTGTTTGCCGAGTGCCTGAGCGACAGTGCTATTTTCGTCCAGAGTCCCAACTGTAACCAGCGGTATGGCTGGCACCCAGCCACAGTATGTAAGATTCCTCCAG GCTGTAATCTGAAGATTTTCAATAATCAGGAGTTTGCGGCTCTGTTGGCCCAATCAGTGAATCAGGGATTTGAGGCCGTGTACCAGCTCACCCGTATGTGTACCATTCGCATGAGTTTCGTCAAAGGCTGGGGGGCAGAATACAG GCGGCAGACAGTGACCA ACCCCTGCTGGATAGAGCTGCATCTCAACGGCC TGCAGTGGCTGGACAAGGTGCTCACTCAGATGGGCTCCCCGAACCTCCGCTGCTCCAGCGTGTCATAG
- the aagab gene encoding alpha- and gamma-adaptin-binding protein p34, with amino-acid sequence MADDQGDEVLPLPCILVTSCDSSFKEEELVRQILGSESLPQATKTEERVSWYPWTINNKYYTANVSLCVVSSPFDMNAEVARSMQAFIIYFDSKTKDGLNSVNSWLSVVEDLAPEVLILVCDHARDSGVSKQEAQQWCLAHAFELVELSPQDLPDEDDDFPESTGVKRIVQALNANVWSSVEMKDEHSQGFGLMSSLVASHHNNPRPSQETLSSHSPSNSTDEGTESQRAENNQNNAVDSAVDPMIDIDIQELANLTAGDADVENFERLFTKLKEMKDKASSLPHEQRKVHAEKVAKAFWMAIGGDQDEIDGLSSGEES; translated from the exons ATGGCAGATGATCAAGGAGATGAAGTACTTCCTCTGCCTTGTATCTTAGTCACAAGTTGTGATTCCAGCTTTAAAGAAGAGGAGCTCGTTAGAC aGATATTGGGCTCAGAATCACTACCTCAAGCTACCAAGACAGAGGAAAGAGTTTCTTGGTATCCATGGACAATCAACAACAAGTACTACACAGCAAACGTCAGCCTATGTGTCGTATCAAGTCCATTCGACATGAATGCAGAGGTTGCCCGGTCTATGCAAGCGTTCATCATTTACTTTGACAGCAAAACT AAAGACGGCCTAAACAGTGTCAACTCCTGGTTATCAGTAGTGGAGGATTTGGCTCCAGAAGTGCTGATCCTGGTGTGTGACCATGCGCGCGACAGTG GTGTTAGCAAGCAAGAGGCCCAGCAGTGGTGTCTGGCCCATGCCTTTGAATTAGTAGAGCTCAGCCCTCAAGATCTGCCCGATGAAGACG ATGACTTCCCAGAGTCCACTGGAGTAAAAAGAATCGTTCAGGCCCTCAATGCCAACGTGTGGTCCAGCGTCGAGATGAAAGATG AGCACAGTCAGGGATTTGGGCTAATGAGCAGCCTGGTGGCCTCTCATCACAACAACCCACGACCTAGTCAAGAAACACTG TCCTCTCATTCCCCATCCAACAGTACAGATGAAGGCACTGAGAGCCAGAGAGCAGAGAACAACCAGAATAATGCAGTAGATTCAGCAGTCG ATCCCATGATTGACATAGACATACAGGAGTTGGCTAATCTAACAGCTGGAGATGCAGATGTGGAGAATTTTGAGCGACTTTTTACAAAATTGAAAGAGATGAaag aCAAGGCCTCTTCATTGCCACATGAACAGAGGAAAGTACATGCAGAAAAG GTCGCTAAAGCTTTCTGGATGGCTATTGGTGGAGATCAAGATGAGATTGACGGCTTGTCGTCAGGAGAGGAGAGTTAA